Proteins encoded together in one Candidatus Sulfotelmatobacter sp. window:
- a CDS encoding type II CAAX endopeptidase family protein — protein sequence MVNAQSPVVDAPELLAPANIPSVPTPPPRDPVWSGWDVLLLAVLTFVTMIVLQLIVLVGALWLVYPHSNLAAVAQKPILLLASQFLIYAAVAAGMVMLVEGKYHVAFWPAVKWNWPQSGVWKLLALGGALLIGLGALQSMLPMPKDTPFEHLFDRPRDAYLLAIIAVSIGPLMEELFFRGFMYPVVARRLGVTWGVVLTALPFGLIHLPQYGWAWGAALVIVLVGVVCGIVRATTGSVGASFLVHAGYNGTQMIIALVATHGFRHMEKGIFCWF from the coding sequence GTGGTGAATGCGCAGTCGCCTGTGGTGGACGCGCCCGAGTTGTTAGCGCCCGCAAACATTCCTTCGGTTCCCACGCCGCCGCCGCGCGATCCGGTATGGAGCGGGTGGGATGTCTTATTGCTCGCCGTACTCACGTTCGTAACCATGATCGTGCTGCAACTCATCGTGCTGGTGGGTGCGCTTTGGCTGGTGTATCCGCACTCGAACCTGGCGGCGGTGGCGCAGAAGCCGATTTTGTTGCTGGCTTCGCAGTTTCTGATCTATGCCGCAGTGGCCGCTGGCATGGTGATGCTGGTCGAAGGCAAATATCACGTTGCATTTTGGCCGGCCGTCAAGTGGAACTGGCCACAGTCGGGAGTTTGGAAGCTTCTGGCGCTGGGCGGCGCCTTGCTGATCGGGCTGGGCGCGCTGCAGAGCATGTTGCCCATGCCGAAAGATACGCCGTTCGAGCATTTGTTCGATCGTCCGCGTGACGCTTATCTGCTGGCCATTATCGCGGTAAGCATTGGACCGCTGATGGAAGAGTTGTTTTTTCGCGGATTCATGTATCCGGTGGTGGCGCGGCGGTTGGGTGTAACTTGGGGCGTGGTGCTGACGGCGTTGCCGTTCGGATTGATTCATCTGCCACAATACGGATGGGCCTGGGGAGCGGCGCTGGTCATCGTTCTAGTCGGCGTCGTATGTGGAATAGTGCGCGCGACCACCGGTTCGGTGGGGGCCAGTTTTCTGGTACACGCGGGATATAACGGCACGCAGATGATCATCGCCCTGGTGGCCACGCATGGGTTCCGGCACATGGAAAAGGGCATTTTCTGCTGGTTTTGA
- a CDS encoding SpoIVB peptidase S55 domain-containing protein has product MRKGSALLVLSLSLSTILLAAQTSQPTIPVDQIHAGMRGYALTVFEGVKPESMDVEVLGVLHNANGPKGDIILVRLHGAKAEYTGVVAGMSGSPVYLNGKLAGALAFRIGEFSKEPIAGVTPIADMLEINALDGSPAEEATATKPGVTNTAGKTSGPGEPGTLPTSTLDYASYLKPIDTPLVFNGFSEEAVKQFAGQFAAAGVVPVMGAGGMSNDKQPEPLEPGSAVSAILVRGDMDIAATCTVTYIDPQRLLACGHPLLQFGSVDLPMNKAEVLATLPSPLNAFKIVNTTEQAGVFVQDRHTGILGVFNKQPEMIPVTLTIHNGSGSKDFHYEVLNNPRLSPVAIMATVFNALHGVNDYGEEITYRLNGSINVKGFPEVGLKNMFAPVESGQPAAMAAALSLGERFGRIYDNPYNAPAVKSVKLDFDLVRERRWARLESARTDVTEARPGDQIIVETVLAPYRGERVVRQIPVKIPTSASKGTLRILVSDGDTLDRVGRTNPAFGRKLDLASTIALLNKEHANNRLYVSLLEADPEARVADKVMPTLPISVMNIMDGMRGNQEMIVSGESSVDETATPPLDYVVSGAQLLTVTVK; this is encoded by the coding sequence ATGAGAAAAGGTTCTGCGCTACTGGTCCTGAGTCTTTCCCTATCCACTATTCTTCTGGCCGCCCAAACCTCCCAGCCCACCATTCCCGTGGATCAGATTCACGCCGGAATGCGCGGCTACGCCCTCACCGTATTTGAGGGAGTCAAGCCGGAGTCGATGGATGTGGAAGTCCTCGGCGTTCTGCATAACGCGAACGGGCCGAAGGGCGACATTATTCTGGTCCGGCTGCACGGCGCCAAGGCGGAATACACGGGCGTAGTCGCGGGTATGAGCGGCAGTCCGGTTTACCTTAACGGAAAACTCGCAGGGGCGCTGGCGTTCCGCATCGGGGAGTTCTCCAAGGAGCCGATCGCCGGCGTGACACCCATCGCCGACATGCTGGAGATCAATGCGCTCGACGGATCTCCGGCGGAAGAGGCGACCGCGACCAAGCCTGGCGTGACCAATACTGCTGGAAAAACCTCCGGGCCCGGCGAACCCGGCACACTCCCAACTTCGACCTTGGATTACGCCAGCTACCTCAAACCCATCGACACGCCGCTGGTTTTCAACGGATTTTCGGAAGAAGCGGTGAAGCAATTCGCCGGACAGTTCGCCGCCGCCGGCGTCGTCCCCGTGATGGGCGCGGGCGGAATGAGCAACGATAAGCAGCCGGAGCCGCTCGAGCCCGGCTCGGCCGTCAGCGCCATTCTGGTGCGCGGCGATATGGATATTGCGGCGACCTGCACGGTGACTTACATCGATCCCCAGCGTCTGCTGGCCTGCGGACATCCGCTGCTGCAATTCGGTTCTGTCGATCTGCCCATGAACAAGGCAGAAGTACTGGCCACGCTGCCCTCGCCGCTCAACGCTTTCAAGATCGTCAACACTACTGAGCAGGCCGGCGTGTTTGTGCAGGATCGCCATACTGGTATTCTCGGCGTGTTCAACAAACAGCCGGAGATGATTCCGGTGACGCTGACCATCCACAACGGAAGCGGCTCCAAAGACTTCCATTACGAAGTGCTCAATAATCCGCGCCTGAGCCCCGTAGCGATTATGGCGACGGTATTCAACGCACTGCATGGCGTGAACGACTACGGCGAGGAGATTACTTATCGCCTGAACGGCAGCATTAATGTGAAGGGCTTTCCCGAAGTCGGCCTGAAAAACATGTTCGCGCCGGTCGAGAGCGGACAGCCTGCCGCCATGGCCGCCGCGCTTTCTCTCGGCGAACGCTTCGGCCGCATTTACGACAATCCCTATAACGCCCCGGCGGTGAAGAGCGTAAAGCTCGATTTCGACTTAGTGCGCGAGCGCCGCTGGGCACGTCTCGAAAGCGCGCGAACCGATGTTACCGAAGCCCGTCCCGGCGATCAGATTATTGTGGAAACTGTTCTCGCTCCGTACCGCGGCGAAAGAGTCGTGCGCCAGATTCCGGTGAAGATTCCGACTTCGGCGAGTAAAGGGACTCTGCGCATTCTAGTCAGCGACGGCGACACGCTCGATCGCGTCGGCCGCACTAATCCCGCCTTCGGCCGCAAACTCGACCTGGCTTCGACGATTGCGTTGCTCAATAAAGAGCACGCCAATAACCGCCTCTACGTGTCATTGCTGGAAGCCGACCCCGAGGCCCGCGTCGCCGACAAAGTCATGCCCACCCTGCCCATCAGCGTGATGAACATCATGGACGGCATGCGCGGCAACCAGGAGATGATCGTGAGCGGCGAATCCAGCGTAGACGAAACTGCAACGCCTCCGCTGGACTACGTGGTGAGCGGAGCGCAGTTGTTGACGGTAACGGTGAAGTAG
- a CDS encoding VWA domain-containing protein gives MTAVSLILFYGSLPGAAQDQQTQTPPTSTPAQTSSQTSSQTEGNGKQKQEVPDEAGGPTDNVGPYAIPKKKAEEAPPPPPPPTPKKLEDIPDYSLKVNVPLVNVDVLVTTKDGQFIPGLKQGNFRVIEDGVPQQVTHFSVSQAPITAVLLVEFASTSYSFLVDALQASYAFANSLKKDDWVAVSYYDMQPHILVDFTQDKKAVYGALNQLRIPGFAETNLFDALYDTLDRLDRVEGKKYIILVTTGVDTFSKLTLDKIMKKIKDTKDVTIFPMSVGFMLREYCETHPGSYYCHNAHGMGIPVGHMDYLQGDNEVRTFAAMTGGRAYFPRFQAEYAEDFQDISNDIRNQYTLSYAPTNSKLDGTYRKLKVQVVGPDGSPLKVRDQKGKDVKIDVVARDGYTAKHTVD, from the coding sequence GTGACGGCAGTTAGCCTGATCCTGTTCTACGGATCGCTTCCAGGGGCGGCGCAGGACCAACAAACGCAGACGCCGCCGACCTCGACTCCGGCGCAAACCTCTTCCCAAACGTCCTCGCAAACTGAAGGCAATGGCAAGCAGAAACAGGAAGTTCCCGATGAAGCGGGCGGCCCTACTGACAACGTCGGTCCGTATGCGATCCCGAAAAAGAAAGCCGAGGAAGCTCCCCCGCCGCCTCCGCCACCTACACCGAAAAAGCTTGAGGACATTCCCGACTATTCGCTAAAAGTGAACGTGCCGCTGGTCAATGTGGACGTGCTGGTCACAACCAAAGATGGACAGTTTATTCCTGGATTGAAGCAGGGCAATTTCCGCGTCATCGAAGATGGCGTGCCCCAGCAGGTTACTCACTTCAGCGTCTCGCAGGCTCCAATTACGGCTGTCTTGCTGGTGGAGTTCGCATCGACGAGCTACTCTTTCCTGGTGGATGCGCTACAGGCATCCTATGCGTTCGCGAATTCGCTTAAAAAAGATGACTGGGTCGCCGTGTCGTACTACGACATGCAGCCGCATATTCTGGTCGATTTTACTCAGGACAAGAAAGCCGTCTACGGGGCGCTGAATCAGTTGCGCATTCCCGGTTTCGCCGAGACCAATCTTTTCGACGCACTCTACGACACGCTGGATCGCCTGGACCGGGTGGAAGGAAAAAAATACATCATCCTCGTGACAACGGGCGTCGACACCTTCAGCAAATTGACGCTCGACAAGATCATGAAGAAGATCAAAGACACCAAAGATGTCACCATCTTTCCGATGAGCGTCGGATTCATGCTGCGCGAATATTGCGAGACTCATCCCGGCTCTTACTATTGCCACAACGCGCACGGCATGGGCATCCCGGTCGGGCACATGGACTACCTGCAAGGCGACAACGAAGTACGGACTTTCGCCGCCATGACCGGCGGCCGCGCTTATTTTCCACGCTTTCAAGCCGAGTACGCGGAAGATTTCCAGGACATTTCCAACGACATCCGCAATCAGTACACCCTCTCGTACGCCCCAACCAACTCGAAGCTGGACGGCACTTACCGCAAGTTGAAAGTGCAGGTGGTGGGTCCCGACGGCAGCCCGCTGAAAGTGAGAGATCAAAAGGGGAAAGACGTCAAGATCGACGTGGTCGCGCGCGACGGCTACACGGCCAAGCACACGGTCGACTAA
- a CDS encoding alkaline phosphatase family protein gives MLSTACGGGSSATSAPTSAPANQIAFSHVAVVILENHSYSDVIGNTDMPYLNGLAQQYGLAAQYFANAHPSLPNYFMLTTGKEETTDDNFSGIITDDNVARELTKAGKSWKCYAEALPSVGYLGGDVYPYLRHHNPFTYFSDVQNDSSQAGNIVPFSQFASDLANNALPQYSFIVPDVLNDAHDGTLAQADQWMQANLAPLISNSAFQNSGLLIITFDEGDASDSANGGGHIATVIVSAQAKKNYVSQTLYQHQSALRLTLSASGVTSLPGEAASAPDLGEFITGQ, from the coding sequence GTGTTGAGTACAGCCTGCGGAGGCGGCAGTTCTGCAACTTCGGCTCCTACCTCTGCCCCTGCTAATCAGATCGCATTTTCGCACGTAGCGGTGGTCATTCTCGAAAACCATTCTTACTCCGATGTGATTGGCAATACCGACATGCCGTACCTGAACGGCCTGGCCCAGCAATATGGCTTGGCCGCACAATATTTCGCGAATGCGCATCCCTCGCTTCCGAACTACTTCATGCTGACCACCGGCAAGGAAGAAACGACCGACGACAATTTTTCCGGCATCATCACCGACGATAATGTCGCGCGGGAACTTACCAAGGCGGGCAAAAGCTGGAAGTGCTATGCCGAAGCTCTGCCGTCTGTGGGATATCTCGGCGGCGATGTTTATCCCTACCTGCGGCACCATAATCCGTTTACGTACTTCTCGGATGTTCAGAATGATTCGTCGCAGGCCGGCAACATCGTCCCATTCTCGCAGTTCGCTTCCGACCTCGCCAATAACGCGCTGCCGCAATACTCATTCATTGTTCCCGATGTTCTCAACGACGCCCACGACGGGACGCTGGCGCAAGCGGACCAGTGGATGCAAGCGAATCTCGCTCCTTTGATCTCGAACTCAGCGTTCCAGAACAGCGGCTTGCTGATCATCACCTTCGACGAGGGTGATGCCAGCGACAGCGCCAATGGCGGAGGCCACATTGCTACTGTTATCGTGAGCGCGCAGGCGAAGAAGAATTACGTATCGCAGACCCTCTACCAGCATCAGAGCGCTTTGCGCCTGACTCTTTCCGCCTCTGGCGTCACCAGCCTCCCGGGAGAGGCGGCGAGCGCTCCTGATCTGGGTGAATTCATTACCGGGCAGTAG
- a CDS encoding AbrB/MazE/SpoVT family DNA-binding domain-containing protein, giving the protein MAIEYATVKAKGQVVIPVDVRRKFQIEEGTRVAFLEEEGRLFIQPVTDEFIEGMKGVLAGRGVPARIERVRDRPLR; this is encoded by the coding sequence ATGGCTATTGAGTATGCAACCGTTAAAGCCAAAGGCCAGGTTGTGATTCCGGTCGACGTCCGGCGCAAATTTCAGATTGAGGAAGGGACACGTGTCGCCTTCCTGGAAGAAGAAGGGCGCCTGTTTATTCAGCCAGTCACGGATGAGTTTATCGAGGGCATGAAAGGCGTGCTCGCCGGACGAGGCGTGCCTGCTCGCATCGAGCGCGTGCGCGACCGGCCGCTGCGATGA
- a CDS encoding type II toxin-antitoxin system VapC family toxin, which yields MKVHVLDANALYRFLIGGPGADVVSRLFREARDAEQPLRMSVVNWGEVYYTIAGAEGFAETVRIMDRVKMLPLTIMDADESTTTRAAKLKAGHGLPYADCFAAAITGAGDILVTSDVKDFKKIPALHILALPPHKN from the coding sequence ATGAAAGTGCACGTGCTCGATGCGAATGCACTCTACCGCTTTCTGATTGGCGGGCCTGGGGCGGATGTCGTGAGCCGACTGTTTCGCGAAGCCAGAGATGCGGAGCAACCGCTGCGCATGTCGGTCGTCAACTGGGGCGAGGTTTATTACACGATCGCAGGGGCCGAGGGCTTCGCCGAGACCGTCAGGATTATGGATCGTGTCAAGATGCTTCCACTCACGATTATGGATGCCGACGAATCCACCACGACACGCGCCGCGAAGCTGAAAGCCGGCCATGGTTTGCCGTACGCCGATTGTTTCGCCGCGGCAATCACCGGGGCCGGCGACATTCTCGTGACCTCGGATGTGAAGGACTTCAAGAAGATTCCGGCTCTGCACATTCTGGCGCTTCCGCCGCACAAGAACTAA
- a CDS encoding ZIP family metal transporter — MHPIIISILLGLTAAAANVFGGAIIVQRHWERRYLRYFVALGAGFMLATALVEMVPESFELRGKAAAFLVLLGYLIVHFFEHTVTPHFHFGEETHRDEFIHSHKGYSVLLGLIIHTFFDGIAIASGFLVSNALGWLIFLAIFLHKIPEGFTVSSVMLASGRSRGTAWGASIVLGASTLAGVLTMALLRHHVGAGLPLAAGVTIYVAASDLIPEVNKEPAMKMALLVFVGAGLFLLLDRLFRV, encoded by the coding sequence ATGCACCCAATCATAATAAGCATCCTGTTAGGCCTGACCGCTGCCGCCGCCAACGTGTTTGGCGGGGCGATCATTGTGCAGCGGCACTGGGAGCGGCGCTATCTGCGCTACTTTGTCGCACTGGGCGCGGGATTCATGCTGGCCACGGCCCTCGTGGAGATGGTTCCCGAGAGCTTCGAGCTGCGGGGAAAGGCGGCGGCATTTCTTGTTCTCCTTGGCTACTTGATCGTCCACTTTTTCGAGCACACGGTCACGCCGCACTTTCATTTCGGCGAGGAAACGCATCGCGACGAATTTATCCACTCGCACAAGGGATATTCCGTATTGCTCGGGCTCATCATTCATACGTTCTTCGACGGCATCGCCATCGCATCGGGATTTCTGGTGTCGAATGCGTTGGGCTGGCTGATTTTTCTCGCAATTTTTCTGCACAAAATCCCGGAGGGCTTCACGGTGAGTTCGGTGATGCTGGCCAGCGGGCGCAGCCGCGGGACGGCCTGGGGCGCGTCGATCGTGCTGGGGGCGTCGACGCTGGCGGGCGTGCTGACCATGGCACTATTGCGCCATCACGTCGGCGCCGGGCTCCCACTGGCGGCGGGAGTCACGATTTATGTTGCGGCCTCCGACCTGATTCCCGAGGTCAACAAAGAGCCCGCCATGAAGATGGCGCTGCTGGTATTTGTGGGAGCTGGGCTTTTCTTGCTGCTCGACCGTCTGTTTCGCGTCTAA
- a CDS encoding four helix bundle protein yields the protein MAQHYKDLIAWQKAMDLVNAVYNVTDAFPKREVYSLTDQIRRAAVSIPSNIAEGQARYSNREFLHYLRHSRGSLAELETQILIAQRRSYLSESQAAELLKRADELSRILSGLISSLQERERSR from the coding sequence ATGGCGCAGCATTACAAAGACTTGATCGCGTGGCAGAAAGCAATGGACTTGGTGAATGCCGTCTACAACGTGACCGATGCGTTTCCCAAGCGGGAGGTGTATAGCCTTACCGATCAGATTCGTCGAGCGGCCGTCTCGATCCCTAGCAATATCGCAGAAGGGCAAGCCCGTTACAGCAACCGCGAGTTTCTTCACTATCTGCGCCATTCTCGCGGTTCGCTCGCAGAACTTGAAACTCAGATCCTCATCGCTCAGCGGAGGAGCTACCTCTCGGAATCGCAGGCAGCGGAATTGCTGAAGCGCGCTGACGAACTAAGCCGTATTCTGAGTGGTCTAATCAGTTCTCTTCAGGAACGCGAGCGCAGTCGATAG
- the ychF gene encoding redox-regulated ATPase YchF — translation MKTGIIGLPQVGKTSLFRILTKAHLSATANNPREAHIGVAKVPDDRLDRLAALYNPKKLTHTSVEYVDVGAIGQDALKETAYIGHLRQVDALALVVRVFEDPMVPLVAEIDPLRDIKNVEFDLMVSDLGQIEKRLERLEKDLKKMKTPELEKEFELLKRANAHLGAEKPLREMEMTPEDKKRIRGFMFLSEKPIFYVLNIGESTELGKELDEAVSKYGLTEIAARPNAAATAICGKVEAELAEMSDADAAEFLSSYGLKESGLVRLIRTTYKLLGLISFFTAGEDECRAWQIPANSRAQEGAGAIHSDLEKHFIRAETIRWDQLLEAGSEANARAKGTLRLEGKDYIVQDGDVMHIRHSG, via the coding sequence ATGAAAACTGGCATTATTGGCCTGCCCCAGGTAGGCAAGACATCTCTGTTCCGCATTCTGACGAAGGCGCACCTTTCCGCGACCGCCAATAATCCGCGCGAGGCCCATATCGGCGTGGCCAAAGTGCCGGACGATCGCCTCGATCGGCTGGCCGCGCTCTACAACCCGAAGAAGCTCACGCACACATCCGTGGAATATGTTGACGTCGGCGCGATTGGGCAGGACGCGCTGAAGGAAACTGCTTACATCGGCCACTTGCGCCAAGTCGATGCGCTGGCCCTGGTAGTGCGCGTGTTCGAAGATCCGATGGTGCCGCTGGTGGCTGAGATCGATCCTCTGCGCGACATTAAGAACGTCGAGTTCGACCTGATGGTCAGCGATCTGGGCCAGATCGAAAAACGTCTGGAGCGGCTGGAAAAAGATCTCAAGAAGATGAAGACGCCGGAACTCGAAAAAGAATTCGAGCTGCTCAAGCGCGCCAATGCGCATCTGGGAGCGGAGAAGCCGCTCCGCGAAATGGAAATGACACCGGAAGACAAGAAGCGCATTCGCGGCTTCATGTTCCTCAGCGAGAAGCCGATTTTCTATGTGCTCAACATCGGCGAGTCGACCGAGCTGGGCAAAGAACTAGACGAAGCCGTGAGCAAGTACGGGCTTACCGAAATTGCCGCGCGTCCCAACGCGGCGGCCACGGCGATTTGTGGCAAGGTGGAAGCCGAGCTCGCAGAAATGAGCGACGCCGATGCGGCTGAATTTCTTTCCAGCTACGGCCTGAAGGAAAGCGGGCTGGTCCGCCTCATCCGCACGACGTATAAACTGTTGGGCCTGATTTCATTCTTCACCGCCGGCGAAGACGAATGCCGCGCCTGGCAAATTCCCGCCAACAGCCGCGCTCAGGAAGGCGCTGGAGCCATCCACTCCGACCTGGAAAAACATTTCATCCGCGCCGAAACCATTCGCTGGGACCAGCTACTCGAAGCCGGCTCCGAAGCCAACGCCCGCGCCAAAGGCACGCTGCGCCTGGAAGGCAAGGACTACATTGTGCAGGACGGGGATGTGATGCACATCAGACACAGCGGCTAG
- a CDS encoding metallophosphoesterase, with translation MSSRRNPLPRAVVVLFATATLLALTCCNKTSAQTSPVDLKLDVKTPFRFVAYGDTRFHDPKDFEAANPPVRMALVQAIADANPAFVCFTGDIVLDGFDADDWKVWDSETAIWREKKIPVYPALGNHDLHGDENVALGNYFQRFPALKNSRYYSVRAGNLLMLVLDSSLDEAGGPQSVWLADKLDHVSADVEFVTVMFHHPPYTSSSDEKKYGGGHSARPTELALAKTLEERQSHARYRIVVFSGHVHNYERHEHGGVTYFVSGGGAAHAYPIERAADDPFQSKEINYHYLMVEVDRHQMNITMNRLDLTGGKPVWTQPDSVKITVPAVAAVHAAGK, from the coding sequence ATGAGTTCGCGACGCAACCCTCTCCCGCGTGCTGTAGTCGTATTGTTCGCGACCGCGACTCTGCTTGCGCTCACCTGCTGCAATAAGACGAGCGCGCAGACGTCGCCTGTTGATTTGAAGCTCGACGTGAAGACCCCGTTTCGCTTTGTCGCTTACGGGGATACGCGTTTCCACGATCCCAAGGATTTCGAGGCGGCGAATCCTCCTGTGCGGATGGCGCTGGTGCAGGCGATTGCCGATGCCAATCCGGCATTTGTATGTTTCACCGGCGATATTGTCCTCGACGGCTTCGACGCCGATGACTGGAAGGTATGGGACAGCGAGACCGCGATATGGCGCGAAAAGAAAATCCCGGTCTATCCCGCCCTGGGCAATCATGATTTGCACGGGGACGAGAACGTGGCCCTCGGCAACTATTTTCAGCGTTTCCCCGCCCTGAAAAACAGCCGATATTATTCCGTGCGGGCCGGCAATCTGCTGATGCTGGTGCTCGACAGCTCGCTGGACGAAGCTGGTGGGCCACAAAGCGTGTGGCTGGCCGACAAGCTCGATCACGTCTCGGCGGATGTCGAGTTTGTCACCGTGATGTTTCACCATCCGCCCTACACCAGTTCGTCCGATGAAAAGAAATATGGCGGCGGGCACTCGGCCCGCCCCACCGAGTTGGCTCTGGCGAAAACGCTTGAGGAGCGCCAATCCCACGCCCGTTACCGAATCGTGGTTTTCTCCGGACACGTGCACAATTACGAGCGCCATGAACACGGCGGCGTGACTTATTTTGTGTCGGGCGGCGGAGCCGCGCATGCCTATCCCATTGAGCGCGCTGCCGACGATCCATTTCAGAGCAAGGAAATCAATTATCATTATCTGATGGTCGAGGTGGACCGGCACCAGATGAATATAACCATGAACCGCCTTGACCTGACCGGCGGCAAGCCCGTCTGGACGCAGCCGGATTCGGTAAAGATCACAGTCCCCGCGGTTGCCGCGGTGCACGCAGCCGGCAAATAA